A stretch of the Papaver somniferum cultivar HN1 chromosome 6, ASM357369v1, whole genome shotgun sequence genome encodes the following:
- the LOC113288180 gene encoding nudix hydrolase 2-like produces MSVSSSSSVVEQTVSENGFEPVELLNATNDHFDGVIIDMNKPMDSDIFVSSLRTSISHWRQQGKKGVWIKLPIQLVNLVEAAVKEGFWYHHAEPNYLMLVYWIPETANTLPINATHRVGIGAFVMNDKREILVVQENSGVFKGTGVWKFPTGVINEGEDISIGAVREVKEETGIDTEFVEVLAFMQSHKSFFHKSDLFFVCMLRPLSFDIQKQDLEIEAAEWMPIEEFMAQPLAKKEGLLKSMIDIGLAKIDKGYTGFSSVPTTLSFSNQQSCLYVNSRDLFHHNL; encoded by the exons atgtCAGTTTCGTCATCATCATCTGTAGTGGAACAAACTGTGTCTGAAAATGGTTTTGAACCTGTTGAGTTACTTAATGCAACGAATGATCATTTCGATGGTGTTATTATTGATATGAATAAGCCTATGGATTCTGACATTTTTGTTTCTTCGCTTCGTACTTCAATATCGCATTGGAGGCAGCAG GGTAAAAAAGGTGTGTGGATTAAATTACCAATTCAACTAGTAAACCTTGTTGAAGCTGCAGTCAAG GAAGGCTTCTGGTACCACCATGCTGAGCCAAACTACTTAATGCTCGTATATTGGATTCCTGAAACGGCTAACACACTTCCTATCAATGCTACACATCGAGTGGGTATCGGTGCTTTTGTGATGAATGATAAAAGAGAG ATTCTAGTAGTTCAGGAAAATAGTGGAGTTTTCAAGGGCACTGGTGTGTGGAAATTCCCCACAGGAGTTATAAATGAG GGTGAAGATATATCCATTGGGGCAGTAAGGGAAGTTAAAGAAGAGACGGGA ATCGACACGGAATTTGTGGAAGTCCTAGCATTCAT GCAAAGCCACAAGTCATTCTTCCATAAGTcggatttattttttgtttgcaTGTTGCGTCCGCTCTCCTTTGACATCCAAAAACAAGACTTAGAGATTGAGGCCGCCGAG tGGATGCCAATTGAGGAATTTATGGCTCAACCTCTAGCGAAAAAAGAAGGTCTTTTAAAGTCGATGATTGACATTGGTCTAGCGAAGATAGATAAAGGATACACAGGATTTTCGTCAGTTCCCACAACCTTAAGTTTTTCTAATCAACAAAGCTGCCTGTATGTGAACAGCCGCGATCTTTTTCATCATAATCTCTAA